The Candidatus Hydrogenedentota bacterium genome window below encodes:
- a CDS encoding nuclear transport factor 2 family protein, which translates to MKTRIAWTAAVCVLAVALAAGCASMGKGPSDEDLIKGALGTWKSALAAKNLDQLMGLYSETYKDGEGRGKAEMKSFVADAISQGYLDEVKVDMDSVETTIESGKATTGPVYISSAAGSMTLSMAWAKEGDAWKIVGVDAY; encoded by the coding sequence GTGAAAACCAGGATTGCATGGACGGCGGCAGTGTGTGTGTTGGCAGTAGCGCTGGCTGCGGGATGCGCCAGCATGGGCAAAGGGCCCAGCGATGAAGATTTGATCAAAGGCGCTTTGGGCACGTGGAAGTCCGCCCTTGCCGCCAAGAATCTCGATCAGCTCATGGGGCTGTACTCGGAGACGTACAAGGATGGCGAGGGACGCGGCAAGGCTGAGATGAAGTCATTCGTGGCCGACGCGATTTCGCAAGGGTATCTGGATGAAGTGAAGGTCGATATGGACAGCGTAGAGACGACCATTGAAAGCGGAAAAGCGACCACGGGTCCGGTCTATATTTCGAGCGCGGCCGGTTCGATGACGCTCTCTATGGCGTGGGCCAAAGAAGGAGATGCCTGGAAGATCGTGGGCGTCGACGCGTACTAG